One part of the Esox lucius isolate fEsoLuc1 chromosome 10, fEsoLuc1.pri, whole genome shotgun sequence genome encodes these proteins:
- the LOC117595006 gene encoding CD209 antigen-like protein E — MNSLLETEDSHLVTTALAKVTEIVLPTCSTPKSTKLTEVKGCRSCAEGWVSRGGKCYFFSTDQMNWTQSRDHCVSMGGHLVIINSREEQNSLHSSIKYRTHWIGLNDLETEGRWLWVDNKPLNQTGVQFWYLRSGEKSEPDNWTQVDTSGENCAALGTEGDVNNMWFDASCKTFKRFVCQTLGAN; from the exons ATGAATTCACTCCTGGAGACAGAGGACAGTCATCTAGTAACTACAGCATTAGCCAAAGTGACAG AAATTGTGCTTCCTACCTGCTCTACACCAAAGTCAACCAAGCTAACAG AGGTCAAAGGTTGTAGATCCTGTGCTGAGGGCTGGGTGTCTCGTGGAGGGAAATGCTACTTCTTCTCTACTGATCAGATGAACTGGACTCAGAGTCGGGATCACTGTGTCTCTATGGGAGGTCACCTGGTCATCATCAATAGCCGAGAGGAACAG AATTCTTTGCATTCAAGCATCAAGTACAGGACACACTGGATTGGACTGAATGACTTGGAGACTGAAGGACGGTGGCTCTGGGTGGACAACAAACCTCTGAATCAGACTGGAGTGCA ATTCTGGTATTTAAGATCAGGAGAGAAAAGTGAGCCTGATAACTGGACCCAGGTGGATACTTCGGGGGAGAACTGTGCTGCTCTGGGGACTGAAGGAGATGTAAACAATATGTGGTTTGATGCCTCTTGTAAAACATTTAAGAGATTTGTCTGCCAGACGCTTGGTGCCAATTAA